In Candidatus Woesearchaeota archaeon, the genomic stretch TCGCAAAGCCAGTCTTCCCTGCTTGCTTTGCTTATTGCAAGCCTTAAGGCCAGTTTTTTCAAGCCAAGACTGTTGCCTGCATACTGGTTGTTCACTGTGAAAACCTGCTCTTCTTCTACATCGATATATATCCTTCTCCTGCTTATGTTCCTGCTGTTCCCCCTTTCATTCAGCTCGCCGGCGCTATGAACAAAATAAAAGAAATCCCTTTTGGACTTGTCCTGCTTTTTGAACTGTTCGTAGCCTGATCTGTAGAGAATGTCTTCACTATGGGCAACATATGCTGAATCGGTCAGCTGCAAAGCAGAAATAGAGAATTTTGAATTTAGGGGGCCGAGGCAAAAAAACCTGACAAGCATCTCCTTGCCCTTCATGGCCCCATCAAGGTATTCGTGCACTTCCTTTAAACATTCATCTCTTTCTCCCGTGTTGATTACCCTGCTTAATTTTCTCCCCTTTGAGACCAATACTTTTGTGTTTGCCTTGTCCCTGGCCTGGTCATAATAACCATCATAATGCACTGTATGGCCTTCCATAGCAAGCTTTTTCTCTTCTTTGTTTTCCAATGCAAGATTCCTGACATAGCTGATGTCCTCTTTGGAATCTGTGATAACCGTAACTTTGGCTGGCCTGCAAAGCCGGGTGTATTTTTCGACTATTTCAAGAACAAATTTATTATTAATTTCGCTTAGTTTTTTGAGATTTTTTTCATCTAGTATTTCCCTGCTTATATTCATTTTAGCTTCCCCCAATTCTTAAGAATAAAAAGTTTTGTTTCTTTTATATACTTATTGTTATTTATGTAACATCCTTACAGGCATCATAGATATTCTCAAACAACTTTTTTATATTCTCCTTTGCACAGGATGAGAAAGCAATCCTGATTAGGGGCGGGATGGCAATGATTCCGGTATCATACTTCTTCAATAATATTTGCCTGACTTCCTCAGCATCGATTCCTTCCTGCATCTTAATGCACATAAAGTATCCGGAATTAAAAGGCAACGCTTTGAAAAATTCCATATACTTCTTATCCTCTAAAACTTCCCTTACTTCATCATACCTGGATTTCAACAACTTATATTTCTCCTTCTTCTCATCCCAATAAGCTGGCGAGCTAAATGCATTATAAACAAGCGATTGTCCTAAATTATTCACATTCGATATATTTCCTCGAACAGTTCCAGAAGTCTTTGACTCCAAAGCTGAATATAATTCACTATTTCCGTCCTTTATTGCATATGTCAAGAATCCAACCCGGAATCCCCAGACATAATCTTCCTTAGTGCATCCATCTGCTTTAACAGCTAAAACATTCTCATGAATATCTGCTAAATACCTAAATATCGATTCCTTCTCAATCCCTTTCTCATAAACTAATCCAAAATATGCATCATCACAAATAACTAATATCTTATTCCCCTTATCAGCTGCTTCCTTAATAATAGATACAATCTCTTTTACCTCTTCAACCGTAGGAGTGTATCCAGTAGGATTATTGGGAAAATTTAACAAAACTACTTTCTTGCCTTTACCTTCCCCTATTTTTTCCTTCAGTCCCTTTGTATTAAATCCTCCTTGCTTGAAAGTCTCAAAACTATCCAATTTAACTTTGTAACCATTGATAAAAATCAGCTTATAATTACCCCAAAATAAATCAGGAGTAATTACCTTATCACCCTCATCTAAAAACATATATCCCAAAACACTCAATCCATGAGTTATAGCATTAGTTACAATCGGCAGGCTTACTTCTTTACCTTTTAGACCTGGATTCTTCTCAAAGATCATCTCTTTCCATTTTTTCCTTAAGTCAGGCCTGCCAAAACTCGGGGCATAGGGAAATATAAGCCCCGGCTGCAAGTTGACTTCTTTCGCGATTGATTTTAGCCTCATAGGCGAACCGTCATCCTCTATTGCCGCCCCAATGGTTGCATTTATCCTCATGCCTTTAGCATCGGCGCTCTGTGCCAGAATTCCTTTTGCCGGAAAGAATATTGCCTTTCCTTTTTCAGAAAGCAAGCTGTAAACAGTGCCTGAATTTTTCCTGATCATCTCATTCAGCTCTTCTGCCTGCGGATTCAACTGCATTAATCTCACCCTTTATCTGAGAAATTGATTGTTTTTTAATACCTTTTGTAGTGTTAATAACAAATGTTTTGTGTTTCTTTTCTTTTCCCTCATTCAGGCAAGTATCAAATATCTCTGCATCGAGATTTTCCCTTGTCTTCTGCCTTGAATATTTTCTTTTTTTAAGGCGCTTGCTTAATTCCTTTAGAGAGCATTTTGTTATGATGCATAAATCAACATATTCTTCAGGGAGATAATGAGAAAGATGGGAATCTATGATTATGCCTTCGGGAGAATACTGCTTTCGTACTTTTTTGATTTCCCTTATTATTTCCTTATTGAGCTTTTCTGTGTCGACTACATCGCATTTTCTTATAGGATCGTATTCCTCTGCTAATTTTTTTTCCTTGATGAATTTCTTTATATCCAGAACAGGGTATTCTAATTCCTTCATCAAAACTTTTGCCAAAGTAGTTTTTCCTGTGGCTGGTGTTCCTGTTATACAGATAGTTATCATAAAGAACAAAAATAAAAATATAATATAAAAATTATACCATTTAACTTCCCTTTATCTTAAGGCATTGCCTGTATTCCTGGGTTTGCTCAAAGCTGCACTTTCCTGCTATGCATGAGCAGGATGTTAGCCTTAGACAATCGTATTCCGGCTTGAAATCACATATTGTCATTGTATCTGATTCCCTCCCTTGAGGAACACACAGCTGGCCTGAGCAGCCTGCAGTGACACAGTCGGTGTCTGAACTGCACTCACCGTCATAAACTTCGTTCTGCTGGCAACCGAGCAGGACAATTAAAAATAAAAGCCCAATTATTTTTTTCATTTTATCACCTGTTTCTCTTATGATATATGTATTCTCCAATAATTATTAAAATCAGTGTTACTATGCAGCCGAATAAGAACCATAGAGCTGGCTCGTGCAAGACAGACTGCCATATCGCCGGCTGAGAGTGGGGAATTTCTACTGCAAGCGGGGCTGCATCAACAGCCGCCTCTTCAGCAAAGGTTCTTGCCTGCCTTAATTGGGTCCCTATGAAAATCTCCTTTTGGAATATGCTATACGCGTATATCGCGAAGGAGCCTGCTATTGCTATTATGGCTGCAGGCAATATGCTCTTAAGCTTTTCCTTTAATCCAAACGTGCTTTTCGGGGCGATGATTATATACTTATTAGCAAGCTTGTAATGCAGGACTTCTTTTCC encodes the following:
- a CDS encoding aminotransferase class I/II-fold pyridoxal phosphate-dependent enzyme codes for the protein MQLNPQAEELNEMIRKNSGTVYSLLSEKGKAIFFPAKGILAQSADAKGMRINATIGAAIEDDGSPMRLKSIAKEVNLQPGLIFPYAPSFGRPDLRKKWKEMIFEKNPGLKGKEVSLPIVTNAITHGLSVLGYMFLDEGDKVITPDLFWGNYKLIFINGYKVKLDSFETFKQGGFNTKGLKEKIGEGKGKKVVLLNFPNNPTGYTPTVEEVKEIVSIIKEAADKGNKILVICDDAYFGLVYEKGIEKESIFRYLADIHENVLAVKADGCTKEDYVWGFRVGFLTYAIKDGNSELYSALESKTSGTVRGNISNVNNLGQSLVYNAFSSPAYWDEKKEKYKLLKSRYDEVREVLEDKKYMEFFKALPFNSGYFMCIKMQEGIDAEEVRQILLKKYDTGIIAIPPLIRIAFSSCAKENIKKLFENIYDACKDVT
- a CDS encoding helix-turn-helix domain-containing protein translates to MPKEKFILVSLKEEESKELAQIITNRTSRKILDALAEKESTESELSGKLNIPISTIHYNLQALLKAKLVEADEYHYSKKGKEVLHYKLANKYIIIAPKSTFGLKEKLKSILPAAIIAIAGSFAIYAYSIFQKEIFIGTQLRQARTFAEEAAVDAAPLAVEIPHSQPAIWQSVLHEPALWFLFGCIVTLILIIIGEYIYHKRNR
- a CDS encoding AAA family ATPase, giving the protein MITICITGTPATGKTTLAKVLMKELEYPVLDIKKFIKEKKLAEEYDPIRKCDVVDTEKLNKEIIREIKKVRKQYSPEGIIIDSHLSHYLPEEYVDLCIITKCSLKELSKRLKKRKYSRQKTRENLDAEIFDTCLNEGKEKKHKTFVINTTKGIKKQSISQIKGEINAVESAGRRAE
- a CDS encoding eight-cysteine-cluster domain-containing protein, with the translated sequence MKKIIGLLFLIVLLGCQQNEVYDGECSSDTDCVTAGCSGQLCVPQGRESDTMTICDFKPEYDCLRLTSCSCIAGKCSFEQTQEYRQCLKIKGS